The Naumovozyma dairenensis CBS 421 chromosome 3, complete genome genome has a window encoding:
- the TRA1 gene encoding histone acetyltransferase TRA1 (similar to Saccharomyces cerevisiae TRA1 (YHR099W); ancestral locus Anc_5.402) produces MSLSEQLEQFSKRFSDESTSLQEKHSIISGICDVLELIVLPDDYALFIEKLVPVLLNQLKTIKISFDETSNENKLRNSILNVLNRYLVNQPSESQLFYIVDTLTETLPKENDENGVLCMRILTALFKAFKNLLVDKVEQFVKIIIQIYENSPELIRREFDTNISNESSRSPSIEDDKYEQLLDPIENDNQGQDQDNDTIIKNSNGKTTTTTVTNDQQPVETSLNKKLRPTLFSLKILAECPITMVTLYSSYKQLTGTSLLCFTPLVMDLLKIEIPQQKTAREQAESQGNRYTSVSPEIKSREIYCEFIRAQIKATSFLAYVFIRGYAPDFLQNHAEFVPDLIIRLLQDCPSELASARKELLHATRHILSTNYKTLFLPKLDYLFDEDVLIGNGFTTHEILRPLAYSTVADFIHNIRSELTLDDVEKTIKLYTGYLLDESLALTVQIMSAKLLLNLVERILKLGKENPQEAPRAKKLLMVIINSYLHRFKILNRDYHSIHRLHKKCEKKKMLKLKNMKNEVGAEKIDPDTYMKEVFHIDLESFDPSFGNSKQVKKENTDAEKNDDVNMDCNEDIPTSFFEIKEHAPILLAPASTGDPVKDSFYLYRTLMSFLKTIIHDLKVFNPPSNEYTTINPKIWLSVSRVFSYEEVVMFRDLVHECIIGLKFFADESEQAKVTSKKHFDIASPSLPVPTTKDGRELMDYLAFMLMQLDSSTFNEILEAEIGFIYDRMLEDPSILHLAQSFLTNEMTSPNFCSIVLRFLRKKLETLGNASVNESNVLIRLFKLSVMSVNIFPNTNELVLLPHLNPLILDSLKFSTTTEEPLVYFYLIRTLFRSIGGGRFENLYRTIKPILQVLLQSLNELIITARLPHERELYVELCITVPVRLSVLAPYLPYLMKPIVYALKGYPELVSQGLRTLELCIDNLTSEYFDPIIEPVIDEITKSLFKLLQPQPFNHTISHTTVKILGKLGGRNRRFLQPPSDLKSETELDIEIDALFKVNGFAEDVPLSITPGITSALEIMEDYRIGIHYKKSAFKYLSSILLLILKSSVQFPDDFDKIITQASNIPLKEKVDIVSNFEQLPTFNRDLFTKQEKLLTRLIEIVFFATSIDELKDDAKTLMSHIVDHFCLLQTSNTVVNKLNYTNMFNIDVKQPEVSINSNVLVDALSNSLSCYIKDVQQSAIDAVKQIYERSALIYNEELLFTHSLLFDLMNQFMHFCYKESFYDKNTGILGIRTLLQDIKPPLELLKRLQPELVACFLFVLKDTMTEAPVTITNDAQESLIDLLKTTCADVTQEKLTSKYLQNSLTDIVCELSNPNARVREACQLCLKTLHELTNIPIVDLMEHSKNFLLSPIFAKPLRALSFTMQIGNIDAVAYCMGLPNSFLVFNEELFRLLQEVIVLADAEDESLSSLQRVTEYKTSEQLIQLRVSCIKLLALSLKNKVFASAQQGNLRIRVLAVFFKTMLNNSPKIIDSTYEALKTALEENPKLPKELLQNGLKPMLMNLSDHQKLSVPGLKALSRLLELLIAYFKVEIGKKLLDHLSAWCRLEVLDTMFGQDIMDQTPIKIITSIVNVFYLLPPKADIFLNDLFLKVMVLERKLRIQLDSPFRLPLAKYMNRFHTSVMDYLKDRLGLRQVILFMCDIIQLPEAKDLSDDFEKNMGNFFEYYMSNIPSNQVRVVSFFANTTDLFDTLIKVRGMDWLRSQREMVFKLKDMLTLTMKTIRENKFYIDDLLLGQTIEKFQAFYLKFVEFYPSEKQLFFDFLTFLLHNKIKLSDGVFNFIFKNIISSPDVDEQNKYLHAALSVALSQDLQVNIFFARNIINATLIYEGVKTNSLLKFCKNDIKPDWLDLIYNRIWTSKNGMLLDCVDGEYDIYRFELLQLSDILIKWMPSVLSEMKKDIIKFNWHFIKLEDTLVKQTAYLVTSNFILQYDFPLKVITQIFVALLRCPPTEARFIVRQSLDIMAPVISRKMSKEGTPNEWVNWVKRVMFENSAGQNNTLYQFLVNHPDLFYSSRDLFVSNIIHHMNKITFLPNSSLDNHILALDLANLILHWEKKTLELNGTKAKDADGDIPMTDTDKATSINDQPESSDELNLDYAIPMNLRESCISFLIRYICASDHRASENELGIKALAILSSLLSAQYWSNVNVKLTYFEKFLANLELGSENIVYYCINTLDVLYIFFQNKKGDWIIENLATIQALLANSIQANHHDMQEALQKVLNLVLKAIKSKGPLVSLNEATTPSKAFVDYLVTTINQDLQNTASVAAGVTLAWTLFVNFPDAIDSLLNPIMKTFNKLCKDHLTTSQPKDAVTMEEAKITTTLMEKLHCLLSAKVVSLGDARRPFLSTIALLIDRSMNQQFLCRIVSMSRIWVFNHELFPTVKEKAAILTKMLAFEVRGEPSLSKLFYEIVLELFERKAYNNTEIIVRLEQLFLVGTRTQNVDIRRRFMKILDNSLETDVKERLYYIIRDQNWEFIADYPWLNQATQLLYGSFDKKHKLFLEKPLPITDPKNLKELLSEDVPSSHIAVKEDLSSFIKKHTDSISKLCDIDSSDILEPLVELFYQNPKSIQKTWINLFPQIYKCIPRNEKYGFVRSLIAILSKPYHTKYSRVNIISILLDSISKVPSLELPPHLVKYLATSYGSWYQSIKILEMFQNNTMIDNSKIIEANNDALLELYRNLQEDDMYYGLWRRRAKYNETNVALSYEQVGLWDNAQKLYEAAQVKARSGALPYSESEYALWEDNWILCAEKLQQWDVLTELAKHEGFTDLLLECGWRVADWHADREALEQSVKSVMDVPTPRRQMFETFLSLQQFADTGKGDQDVRRLCDEGIQLSLHKWASLPERYTSAHKWLLHGFQQYLEFLEAIQIYNNLHTTTVQNIDAKAQEVKRVFQAWRDRLPNIWDDIDIWNDLVTWRQHTFQIINAAYLPLIPALQQTNSNNTINTHVYRGYHELAWIINRFAHVARKHNMAEVCINQLTRIYTLPNIEIQEAFLKLREQAKCHYQNANELTTGLDVISNTNLVYFGTGQKAEFFTLKGMFLSKLKANEEANQAFATAVQIDLNLAKAWAQWGYFNDRRLSEEPNNIGFASNAISCYLQAAGLYKSSKTRNLLCRILWLISMDDASGSLSKAFDSFRGEVPVWYWITFIPQLLTSLSHKEANMVRQILIRIAKSYPQALHFQLRTTREDFAVIQRRTMAVLADKGEAVSQSGPGTRQPWEYLQELSSILKTAYPLLALSLESLVAQINERFKNNTDEDLFRLINVLLIDGTFNYNRLPFPRNNPPLPSSTANNLARLSETLLAPHIRPKFNADFIDEKPDFETYIKRLRYWRRRLENKLDRAPHVESLEKICPHLSNFHHQKFEDIEIPGQYLLNKDSNLHFIKIARFLPSVDFVRTTHSSYRRLNIRGHDGTIYSFAVQSPAARHSRREERMFQFYRLLNKLLVKNVETRRRNVQFTVPIAIPLSPQVRIMNDSSSFTTLHQIYDKYCAQVGFDPDTLEGFISDQLRIAHDKSLPNPDLTLVNIEILSSIQSMFLPNTVLRDHFATKFTEFEEFWLFRKQFTSNYSTFTFLSHMMTINNRTPSKIHIDEKSGDVFTLEMLPSRYPFERIKPFLKNYDVNLPPDAPIFHNQEPIPFRLTPNIQKLIGDTGLEGIFSVILFVISNALIEHENELNTYLTLFIRDEIISWYSNLHRPIVENPQLREMVKSNVDLIVRKVSQLSHLSSTTSTVTTQYILDMLSAAVNPRNLTKTDVSYMAWF; encoded by the coding sequence ATGTCGCTCTCTGAGCAGCTGGAACAATTCTCAAAAAGATTCAGTGATGAATCAACCTCACTACAAGAAAAACATTCCATCATATCCGGAATATGTGATGTTTTAGAATTGATCGTCTTACCAGATGATTACGCCCTCTTCATAGAGAAATTGGTCCCGGTATTGttgaatcaattgaaaacgATTAAAATTTCATTCGATGAAACTTCCAATGAAAATAAGTTGagaaattcaattcttAACGTTCTTAACAGATATTTGGTAAATCAACCTTCAGAATCACAACTCTTCTATATCGTAGATACATTGACGGAAACTTTACCTaaggaaaatgatgaaaatggtgTATTATGTATGAGAATATTAACTGCACTTTTCAAAGCATTTAAAAACTTACTAGTAGACAAAGTGGAACAATTCGttaaaatcatcattcaaatttatgaaaattCACCAGAATTGATTAGACGTGAATTCGATACAAACATTTCCAACGAATCATCAAGATCTCCATCCatagaagatgataaataCGAACAACTCTTGGatccaattgaaaatgacaACCAAGGCCAAGACCAAGACAATGAtaccattattaaaaaCTCAAATGGAAAGACCACCACCACAACAGTAACTAACGACCAACAACCAGTGGAAACATCtttaaacaagaaattaagACCAACATTATTCTCTTTAAAAATTTTGGCAGAATGCCCCATTACAATGGTAactttatattcttcttacAAGCAATTAACAGGAACATCACTCCTGTGCTTTACTCCTCTCGTAATGGaccttttgaaaattgaaattccCCAACAAAAAACAGCTCGTGAACAAGCAGAATCACAAGGAAACCGATACACATCTGTCTCTCCCGAGATCAAAAGCAGAGAAATATACTGCGAATTCATTCGAGCACAAATCAAAGCAACCTCCTTTTTAGCGTACGTATTCATCAGAGGTTACGCACCTGATTTCTTACAAAATCATGCAGAATTCGTTCCAGATTTAATCATTAGATTATTACAAGATTGTCCTTCTGAATTGGCTTCTGCAAGGAAGGAATTATTGCATGCAACGAGACATATCCTCTCCACAAATTATAAGACTCTCTTCTTACCTAAATTGGATTATTTGTTCGATGAAGATGTGTTGATTGGGAATGGGTTTACAACTCATGAAATCTTGAGACCATTGGCTTATAGTACTGTGGCTGATTTCATTCATAATATAAGAAGTGAACTAACTTTGGATGACGTGGAGAAGACAATTAAGTTATATACGGGGtatttattagatgaatCGTTGGCTTTAACTGTGCAGATTATGAGtgcaaaattattattgaatttggtGGAGAggattttgaaattgggGAAGGAAAATCCTCAAGAAGCCCCAAGAGCTAAGAAATTGTTAatggttattattaattcttATCTACATCGTTTCAAAATACTTAATAGAGATTATCATTCTATACATAGACTGCATAAAAAATgtgaaaagaaaaagatgttaaaattgaaaaatatgaaaaatgaagTCGGGGCTGAGAAAATTGATCCAGATACATATATGAAAGAAGTGTTTCATATTGATCTTGAGAGTTTTGATCCATCTTTTGGAAATAGCAAACAGgttaaaaaagaaaatacagATGCGGAAAAAAATGACGATGTAAATATGGACTGTAACGAGGACATTCCAACTTCTTTCTTTGAGATAAAAGAACATGCTCCAATTTTGTTGGCTCCTGCCTCTACAGGGGATCCCGTCAAAgattcattttatttatataggACGTTAATGTCCTTTTTGAAAACTATAATCCATGATCTAAAAGTTTTCAATCCACCATCCAATGAATATACAACTATTAATCCAAAAATATGGTTATCTGTTTCAAGAGTTTTCTCATACGAGGAAGTCGTCATGTTCAGAGATTTAGTCCATGAATGTATAATtggtttgaaatttttcgCAGACGAAAGTGAACAAGCAAAAGTAACATCAAAGAAACATTTCGATATTGCATCACCTAGTCTTCCTGTACCAACAACAAAGGATGGTCGTGAACTAATGGATTATTTAGCATTTATGTTAATGCAACTCGATAGTTCTACTTTCAATGAGATCCTTGAAGCAGAAATTGGATTCATTTATGATAGAATGTTAGAGGATCCAAGTATTTTGCATTTGGCGCAATCATTTTTAACTAACGAAATGACATCGCCAAATTTCTGTTCTATTGTACTAAGATTCttgagaaaaaaattagaaacttTAGGAAATGCCAGCGTTAACGAATCCAATGTTCTTATCCGTCTGTTTAAATTGTCAGTCATGTCTGTAAACATATTTCCTAACACTAACGAGCTTGTATTATTACCTCATTTGAACCCATTGATTTTAGATTCATTGAAGTTCTCAACTACTACGGAAGAACCATTAGTCTATTTCTACTTAATCAGAACCTTATTCAGAAGTATCGGTGGTGGtagatttgaaaatctGTACAGAACCATTAAACCAATATTACAAGTCTTACTTCAGTCATTGAATGAGCTTATTATCACAGCCCGTCTTCCACATGAACGTGAACTTTACGTCGAGTTATGTATAACTGTTCCTGTACGTCTCAGTGTTTTGGCTCCATATTTACCATATCTTATGAAACCAATTGTGTATGCTTTGAAAGGTTATCCAGAATTGGTGTCACAAGGGTTAAGAACGTTAGAGCTATGTATAGACAATCTCACGTCAGAATATTTTGATCCAATAATAGAACCTgtcattgatgaaattacGAAATCCTTGTTCAAACTATTACAGCCTCAGCCATTCAACCATACCATTAGTCATACGACTGTCAAAATTTTAGGTAAATTGGGAGGAAGAAACCGTAGATTCCTTCAACCACCATCAGATTTGAAGTCAGAAACTGAATTGGATATCGAAATCGACGCACTCTTCAAAGTGAATGGATTCGCAGAAGATGTGCCCTTATCTATTACTCCGGGTATAACATCAGCTTTAGAAATAATGGAGGATTACAGAATTGGTATCCATTATAAGAAAAGTGCGTTCAAATATCTAAGTTCTATCCTATTGTTAATCTTGAAATCATCAGTACAGTTTCCAGATGATTTCGACAAAATTATTACTCAAGcttcaaatattccattgaaagaaaaagtcGATATTGTTTCCAATTTTGAGCAATTACCAACATTCAACAGAGACCTATTTActaaacaagaaaaattattaacacGTCTGATAGAGATAGTATTCTTTGCAACATCGATAGATGAGTTGAAGGATGACGCTAAAACGTTAATGTCACATATTGTTGACCATTTCTGTTTACTACAAACTTCAAATACTGttgtaaataaattgaaCTATACGAATATGTTCAACATAGACGTGAAACAACCAGAGGTATCAATAAATAGCAATGTTCTAGTCGACGCTTTGTCAAACTCATTATCATGCTATATTAAAGATGTCCAACAATCAGCAATCGATGCAGTTAAGCAAATATACGAAAGGAGTGCATTGATTTATAACGAGGAGCTATTATTTACtcattcattattatttgatttgatGAATCAATTCATGCATTTCTGCTACAAGGAATCATTTTATGACAAGAACACTGGTATACTAGGTATCAGAACATTACTACAAGACATAAAACCGCCTCTTGAACTTCTCAAGCGTTTACAACCCGAATTAGTAGCATGCTTTTTATTTGTTCTGAAAGATACCATGACTGAAGCACCAGTCACCATAACGAATGATGCCCAAGAATCCTTGATTGACTTATTGAAAACAACCTGTGCCGATGTAACCCAAGAAAAACTAACTTCCAAATATCTACAGAATTCTTTAACCGATATTGTCTGTGAATTAAGTAATCCAAATGCAAGGGTTAGAGAAGCATGTCAGCTTTGTTTAAAGACCCTTCATGAGCTAACCAATATTCCAATTGTTGATTTAATGGAGCACTCTAAAAATTTCTTACTATCACCAATTTTTGCTAAACCTCTAAGAGCTCTATCATTCACTATGCAAATAGGTAATATTGATGCTGTTGCATACTGTATGGGTTTACCTAAttcatttcttgttttcaatgaagaattattcaGACTACTACAGGAAGTCATTGTTCTTGCTGATGCCGAAGATGAGTCGTTATCATCTCTACAAAGAGTCACTGAATATAAAACATCTGAGCAGTTAATACAATTAAGAGTATCATGCATAAAGTTATTGGCTCTCTCCTTAAAGAACAAAGTCTTCGCCTCAGCACAGCAAGGAAATTTGAGAATAAGAGTGCTAGCTGTATTTTTCAAGACTATGCTGAATAACTCGCCAAAAATTATCGACTCAACATACGAAGCTTTGAAAACTGCTCTCGAGGAAAATCCAAAATTACCCAAAGAATTGCTACAAAACGGGTTAAAACCTATGCTAATGAATCTCTCCGACCATCAGAAATTGTCTGTTCCAGGACTAAAGGCACTTTCAAGGCTTTTGGAGTTACTGATTGCTTATTTCAAAGTTGAAATTGGGAAAAAGCTCTTAGATCATCTTTCAGCATGGTGTCGTCTTGAAGTTTTAGATACAATGTTTGGTCAAGATATTATGGATCAAACTCcaattaaaatcattacAAGTATCGTTAATGTATTTTATCTTCTACCACCTAAGGcagatatatttttaaacgATTTATTCCTGAAAGTTATGGTATTGGAAAGAAAACTAAGAATTCAACTAGATTCTCCTTTCCGTCTTCCATTGGCCAAATATATGAATAGATTCCATACTTCCGTGATGGATTATTTGAAGGACCGCCTCGGTTTAAGACAAGTGATTTTGTTTATGTGCGATATCATCCAATTACCAGAAGCAAAAGATCTTAGCGATGATTTTGAGAAAAATATGGGTAATTTTTTCGAATACTACATGTCTAATATCCCTTCAAATCAGGTCAGGGTAGTCAGTTTCTTTGCAAACACAACAGATCTGTTTGATACTTTGATTAAAGTCCGAGGTATGGACTGGTTGAGAAGTCAAAGAGAAATGGTGTTCAAACTGAAAGACATGCTTACTTTAACGATGAAAACTATACGGGAGAATAAATTCTATATAGACGATTTATTATTGGGTCAAACTATCGAGAAGTTCCAAGccttttatttgaaatttgttgaattttatCCATCTGAGAAACAACTATTTTTCGACTTCCTTACCTTCCTGTTACACAATAAGATCAAATTGTCTGATGgagttttcaatttcatctttaaaaacATAATATCCTCTCCGGACGTAGATGAACAAAACAAATACCTCCATGCTGCTCTTTCCGTTGCGCTTTCCCAAGATTTGCAAGTGAATATCTTTTTCGcgagaaatattatcaacGCGACGTTAATATATGAAGGTGTTAAGACAAATAGTTTGCTGAAATTCTGCAAGAATGATATTAAACCAGATTGGTTagatttaatatataatcgTATCTGGACATCGAAAAATGGTATGTTATTAGATTGTGTAGATGGAGAGTATGATATTTACAGATTCGAATTGTTACAATTATCAGATATTCTAATTAAGTGGATGCCTTCAGTGCTTTctgaaatgaaaaaagatatcattAAGTTTAATTGGCACTTTATCAAGCTTGAAGATACCCTCGTGAAGCAGACAGCGTATCTAGTGACATCAAATTTCATATTACAGTATGATTTCCCACTTAAGGTTATTACTCAAATATTTGTTGCGCTCCTACGTTGCCCGCCTACAGAGGCACGCTTTATTGTCAGACAATCATTAGATATAATGGCACCGGTTATCAGCAGGAAAATGTCGAAGGAAGGTACTCCTAATGAATGGGTCAATTGGGTCAAGAGAGTAATGTTTGAAAACAGCGCTGGACAAAACAACACATTATATCAATTCCTTGTAAATCATCcagatttattttattcatcTAGAGATTTATTCGTATCTAATATCATCCATCACATGAATAAAATCACATTTTTACCGAACTCTAGTTTAGACAATCATATTCTTGCTCTCGACCTCgcaaatttgattttgcaTTGggagaagaaaacattaGAACTCAATGGTACCAAAGCCAAAGATGCTGATGGAGATATACCAATGACAGATACAGACAAAGCTACTTCTATCAACGACCAACCAGAAAGCTCAGATGAACTGAATCTGGACTATGCCATACCAATGAATTTGAGAGAGTCAtgtatttcatttttaatcCGTTATATTTGTGCAAGTGATCATCGTGCCAGCGAAAATGAGTTAGGTATTAAAGCTCTAGCTATTTTATCCTCATTACTTTCAGCACAATACTGGTCCAATGTAAATGTAAAACTAACTTATTTTGAGAAATTTCTGGCAAATTTAGAGTTAGGCTCCGAAaatattgtatattattgtatCAATACTTTAGATGTgctttatatattcttccaaaataaaaaggGAGATTGGATCATTGAGAACCTCGCAACTATTCAAGCCTTACTAGCGAATTCTATTCAAGCCAATCATCACGATATGCAAGAAGCCTTACAAAAAGTTTTGAATTTGGTATTGAAGGCCATTAAAAGTAAAGGCCCTCTAGTTTCTCTGAACGAAGCTACCACGCCCTCCAAAGCTTTCGTTGACTATTTAGTTACGACCATCAATCAAGATCTTCAAAATACTGCTTCCGTCGCTGCAGGTGTCACATTAGCTTGGACCTTGTTTGTTAACTTCCCTGATGCtattgattcattattaaacccgataatgaaaacattcaataaattgTGCAAAGATCACCTAACGACTTCACAACCCAAGGATGCCGTGACCATGGAAGAAGCCAAAATAACTACTACCCTTATGGAAAAGCTACATTGCCTTCTTTCGGCAAAGGTAGTGTCTTTAGGCGATGCACGTCGTCCATTTCTATCAACGATAGCGTTATTAATTGATCGTTCCATGAATCAACAGTTTTTATGTCGTATAGTGAGCATGTCTAGGATATGGGTTTTTAATCACGAACTATTTCCCACCGTTAAAGAGAAGGCCGCTATCTTAACTAAGATGTTGGCGTTCGAGGTACGAGGCGAACCGTCTCTCTCAAAATTATTCTATGAAATAGTGCTCGAATTGTTTGAAAGGAAGGCCTATAATAACACTGAGATAATAGTCCGCTTAGAACAACTATTTTTGGTCGGAACACGAACCCAAAACGTTGATATCCGTAGGAGATTCATGAAAATTCTGGATAACAGTTTGGAAACTGATGTCAAAGAAAGGttatactatataataAGAGATCAAAACTGGGAGTTTATTGCAGATTACCCGTGGTTAAATCAAGCAACACAATTACTTTATGGGTCGTTTGATAAGAAacataaattatttttggaaaaaccTCTTCCTATTACGGATCCAAAGAATTTGAAGGAGTTACTTTCAGAAGACGTTCCGTCCTCACATATTGCCGTAAAAGAAGACCTGTCTTCATTCATTAAGAAGCATACAGATTCCATATCTAAACTTTGTGATATTGATAGTTCTGATATATTAGAGCCATTAGTAGAATTGTTTTATCAGAATCCTAAATCAATCCAGAAGACTTGGATCAATTTGTTCCCACAAATCTACAAATGTATTCCAAGGAACGAAAAATATGGTTTCGTTCGATCACTTATTGCCATTCTCTCTAAACCGTATCATACGAAATATTCAAGAGTCAATATAATTAGCATTCTATTGGATTCTATCAGTAAGGTTCCATCGTTGGAATTACCTCCCCATTTAGTCAAATATTTAGCCACCTCTTATGGCTCATGGtatcaatcaataaaaatccttgaaatgtttcaaaataatacgATGATCGACAATTCAAAAATCATTGAAGCTAATAATGATGCCTTACTAGAATTATATCGTAATCTacaagaagatgatatgTACTATGGTCTATGGAGAAGAAGGGCTAAATACAACGAAACTAATGTTGCCTTATCATATGAACAAGTGGGTTTATGGGATAACGCCCAAAAATTGTATGAAGCAGCCCAAGTTAAGGCAAGAAGCGGCGCCTTACCTTACTCTGAATCGGAATATGCCTTGTGGGAAGATAACTGGATCCTGTGTGCAGAAAAGCTGCAACAATGGGATGTGTTGACAGAGTTAGCTAAACATGAGGGTTTCACAGATTTACTCTTGGAATGTGGTTGGAGAGTTGCTGATTGGCATGCTGATCGTGAAGCTTTAGAACAGTCAGTAAAGAGTGTAATGGATGTTCCAACACCTCGTAGACAAATGTTTGAAACCTTTTTATCTTTGCAACAATTTGCAGATACTGGAAAGGGAGACCAAGATGTCAGAAGATTATGTGATGAAGGAATCCAATTAAGTTTACATAAGTGGGCGTCTTTACCAGAAAGATATACATCAGCTCATAAGTGGTTGCTACATGGGTTTCAACAATATCTTGAATTCCTTGAAGCGATTCagatatataataatttacaCACTACTACGGTACAGAATATTGACGCAAAAGCTCAGGAAGTTAAACGTGTTTTCCAAGCATGGAGAGATCGTCTTCCAAATATTTGGGAcgatattgatatttggAATGATTTAGTAACCTGGAGACAACATACTTTCCAAATCATTAATGCTGCATATTTGCCTTTGATTCCAGCTTTACAACAAACGAATAGTAACAATACCATTAACACACATGTGTATAGAGGTTATCATGAATTAGCTTGGATCATTAATAGGTTCGCTCATGTTGCACGTAAGCATAATATGGCAGAGGTTTGTATCAATCAATTAACTCGAATTTACACTTTACCTAATATTGAAATACAAGAAGCTTTCTTAAAACTTCGCGAACAAGCTAAATGCCATTACCAAAATGCCAATGAGTTAACCACAGGTTTAGATGTTATTAGCAATACCAATCTAGTTTATTTCGGGACAGGACAAAAGGCAGAGTTTTTCACTCTGAAAGGTATGTTCTTATCTAAATTGAAAGCGAACGAGGAAGCTAATCAAGCATTTGCAACTGCAGTCcaaattgatttaaatcTTGCAAAGGCATGGGCACAGTGGGGGTATTTCAATGATCGACGTTTATCAGAGGAACCTAATAATATTGGATTTGCTAGTAACGCCATTAGTTGTTATTTACAGGCAGCCGGTTTATACAAGAGTTCCAAAACAAGAAACCTTTTATGCAGAATTTTGTGGTTGATAAGTATGGATGATGCATCTGGGTCCTTATCTAAGGCTTTTGACTCCTTCCGTGGTGAAGTGCCGGTATGGTATTGGATCACATTCATCCCACAATTATTGACCTCGTTATCACATAAAGAAGCTAACATGGTTCGCCAAATTTTGATTAGAATTGCCAAAAGCTATCCACAAGCTCTCCATTTCCAATTGCGTACAACTAGAGAAGATTTTGCGGTCATCCAAAGGAGGACAATGGCTGTTCTTGCCGATAAGGGCGAAGCTGTAAGTCAGAGTGGTCCAGGGACACGTCAACCATGGGAATATTTACAAGAATTGAGTAGTATATTAAAAACTGCGTATCCTTTACTTGCCTTATCATTAGAATCATTAGTTGCTCAAATAAATGAACGTTTTAAGAATAATACCGACGAAGATTTATTTAGGTTAATCAATGTCTTATTGATTGACGGGACGTTTAATTACAACCGTCTTCCATTCCCAAGAAATAATCCACCATTACCTTCTAGTACTGCGAATAATCTTGCCAGATTATCGGAAACTCTATTGGCTCCTCACATAAGACCAAAATTCAATGCTGATTTTATTGATGAGAAGCcagattttgaaacataTATTAAGAGGCTTCGTTATTGGCGTAGAAgattagaaaataaactTGATAGAGCACCACACGTGGAATCTTTGGAAAAGATATGCCCACATTTGAGTAATTTCCATCACCAAAAGTTTGAAGATATCGAAATACCTGGACAATATCTATTGAATAAAGATAGTAATTTACATTTCATTAAGATTGCAAGATTCCTTCCATCAGTGGATTTTGTTCGTACTACACATTCCTCTTATAGAAGATTAAATATTCGTGGACATGATGGTAccatttattcatttgCTGTTCAATCACCAGCTGCTCGTCACTCGAGGAGGGAAGAAAGAATGTTCCAATTCTATAGACTATTAAACAAATTATTAGTGAAGAATGTAGAAACTAGAAGAAGGAACGTTCAATTTACTGTACCAATTGCCATTCCATTATCACCTCAAGTTCGTATAATGAATGATAGTTCTTCATTTACGACGTTACACCAAATATATGATAAATACTGTGCTCAAGTTGGTTTTGATCCTGATACTTTAGAAGGTTTCATATCTGATCAATTGAGGATTGCTCATGATAAATCGTTACCAAATCCAGATCTAACTTTAGTTAACATTGAGATTTTAAGTTCCATTCAATCCATGTTCTTACCAAACACTGTATTAAGAGATCATTTTGCAACTAAATTTAcagaatttgaagaattttgGTTATTCCGTAAACAATTTACATCCAACTATAGTACATTTACTTTCTTATCGCATATGAtgacaataaataatagaaCTCCAAGTAAGATAcatattgatgaaaaatccGGAGATGTTTTCACGTTAGAAATGTTACCATCAAGATATCCATTTGAAAGAATCAAACcatttttaaagaattatgaTGTTAATTTACCACCAGATGCTCCAATTTTCCATAATCAAGAACCAATTCCGTTCAGATTGACGCCTaacattcaaaaattgattGGTGATACTGGATTAGAAGGTATTTTCTctgttatattatttgtcATTTCTAATGCATTAATTGAacatgaaaatgaattgaacaCTTATTTGACGTTATTTATTCGTGATGAAATTATATCATGGTATAGTAATTTACATCGTCCTATTGTGGAAAATCCTCAATTACGTGAAATGGTTAAATCTAATGTTGATTTGATTGTAAGGAAAGTATCTCAATTAAGTCATTTAAGTTCTACGACTTCTACTGTCACTACCCAGTATATTTTGGATATGCTTAGTGCAGCTGTTAATCCAAGAAATTTAACCAAGACTGATGTTAGTTATATGGCTTGGTTCTGA